Proteins co-encoded in one Erwinia sp. genomic window:
- the rlmL gene encoding Ribosomal RNA large subunit methyltransferase K/L (ID:JIFNMEKO_00996;~source:Prodigal:2.6) codes for MNSLFASTGRGLEELLKSELIAMGAEECHIVSGGVHFRGDDALLYRSLIWSRLASRILLPLSEYAVYSDLDLYLGAQVINWPEIFNHDHTFAVHFGGLNEIVRNTQYGALRIKDAIVDSFTRKNLPRPNVDREHPDVRINVWLNKEQVSIAFDLSGDALHQRGYRDQTGGAPLKENLAAAIVLRSGWQQGSPLIDPLCGSGTLLIEAALMACDQAPGLQRSSWGAFSWTQFNQKLWDEVMDEACERAKVGLHNNQSHFYGYDNDSRVIKYAQANARRAGVAQLVTFQTEDISQLKNPLPAEVKGTVLSNPPYGERLESEPALIALHSQLGRIMKQQFPGWRLSLISASTALLSCLQLRAERQFKAKNGPLDCVQKNYLLADISSQAISAGVAEDYANRLRKNLRHREKWARQQGINCYRIYDADLPEYNVAVDRYDDWVVIQEYAPPKTIDAQKARQRVFDIISATLQVMAIPASQLVLKTREKQKGKNQYQKLAEKGRFIEVCEYEAHLLVNLTDYLDTGLFLDHRIARQMLGRMSQGKDFLNLFGYTGSASVHAGIGGARSTTTVDMSRTYLEWAERNLRLNHLTGRQHRLIQADCLSWLTDTAEQFDVIFIDPPTFSNSKRMSDDFDVQRDHVRVFSALKRLLRPRGTIMFSNNKRGFKMDHEALDVLGLSASDITAKTQSEDFSRNRHIHNCWLVTHTGKE; via the coding sequence ATGAATTCTCTGTTTGCCAGTACGGGGCGTGGGCTCGAAGAGCTGCTAAAAAGTGAGCTGATAGCGATGGGAGCTGAAGAGTGCCACATTGTATCAGGTGGTGTGCATTTCCGGGGTGATGATGCACTGCTTTATCGCAGTCTCATCTGGAGTCGCCTGGCCTCCCGTATCCTGCTGCCGTTATCAGAGTATGCAGTTTACAGCGATCTAGACTTGTATCTGGGCGCACAGGTGATCAACTGGCCTGAGATCTTCAACCACGATCACACCTTTGCCGTTCACTTTGGCGGGCTCAATGAAATTGTGCGCAACACGCAGTATGGTGCATTGAGAATCAAAGATGCCATCGTGGACAGTTTTACCCGCAAAAATTTACCCAGGCCGAATGTTGATCGTGAACACCCTGATGTCAGGATCAATGTCTGGTTAAATAAAGAGCAGGTTAGCATTGCCTTTGATCTCAGTGGTGATGCATTGCATCAGCGTGGCTATCGTGACCAGACTGGCGGAGCACCATTAAAAGAGAATCTTGCCGCTGCTATTGTTTTACGTTCAGGCTGGCAGCAAGGCTCGCCACTGATTGATCCGTTGTGTGGTTCCGGCACCTTACTGATTGAAGCGGCATTGATGGCCTGTGATCAGGCACCCGGATTACAGCGCTCCAGTTGGGGGGCTTTCAGCTGGACACAGTTTAATCAGAAACTGTGGGACGAGGTGATGGATGAAGCATGCGAGCGGGCAAAAGTGGGATTACACAATAATCAATCTCATTTCTATGGCTATGATAATGATTCACGAGTGATCAAATATGCACAGGCGAATGCACGACGTGCTGGCGTGGCACAATTAGTCACCTTTCAGACTGAGGATATCAGCCAGCTGAAAAATCCGCTACCTGCTGAGGTGAAGGGCACTGTCCTGAGCAACCCGCCTTATGGTGAACGTCTGGAGAGCGAACCCGCCCTGATTGCGTTACACAGTCAATTGGGACGGATTATGAAGCAGCAGTTTCCGGGCTGGCGGCTGTCACTCATCAGTGCCTCAACGGCATTACTGAGTTGTTTACAGTTACGTGCTGAAAGACAATTTAAAGCGAAAAACGGCCCACTCGATTGTGTGCAAAAAAATTATCTTCTGGCCGATATATCCTCACAGGCAATTTCTGCGGGTGTGGCAGAGGATTACGCCAATCGGTTACGCAAAAATCTGCGTCATCGCGAAAAATGGGCGAGGCAGCAAGGGATCAACTGTTATCGCATCTATGATGCTGACTTACCCGAGTATAACGTGGCTGTTGATCGTTATGACGATTGGGTTGTGATTCAGGAGTATGCCCCTCCCAAAACAATTGATGCCCAGAAAGCTCGCCAGCGCGTGTTCGATATTATCAGTGCGACTTTGCAGGTTATGGCGATCCCCGCCAGTCAGTTAGTGCTGAAAACGCGTGAAAAACAGAAAGGCAAAAATCAGTACCAGAAACTGGCGGAGAAAGGGCGTTTCATTGAAGTGTGTGAATATGAGGCGCATTTATTGGTCAATCTGACCGATTATCTCGATACCGGGCTATTTCTCGATCATCGTATCGCACGGCAAATGTTAGGCCGCATGAGCCAGGGAAAAGATTTTCTTAATCTTTTTGGCTATACCGGCAGTGCCAGTGTGCACGCAGGTATAGGTGGCGCAAGGAGTACGACAACGGTGGATATGTCACGAACCTATCTGGAGTGGGCCGAACGCAATTTACGACTCAATCATCTTACGGGCAGACAGCACCGCTTGATACAGGCTGATTGCCTGAGTTGGCTCACCGACACTGCGGAGCAATTTGATGTGATTTTTATTGATCCTCCGACATTTTCAAACTCAAAGCGCATGAGTGATGATTTTGATGTTCAGCGTGACCATGTCCGCGTGTTTTCTGCCTTAAAGCGACTACTGAGACCTCGCGGGACTATTATGTTTTCTAACAATAAGCGCGGGTTCAAAATGGATCACGAGGCGCTGGATGTATTGGGCTTATCGGCTAGTGATATCACAGCCAAAACCCAGTCAGAAGATTTTTCACGTAACCGCCACATTCATAATTGCTGGCTGGTCACGCACACAGGCAAGGAATAA